A genome region from Salvelinus alpinus chromosome 26, SLU_Salpinus.1, whole genome shotgun sequence includes the following:
- the LOC139554789 gene encoding peroxisomal membrane protein 11B-like, giving the protein MDSWIRFSAQSQAKERVFRAAQYTCTLLGYTLQKGGASVELLKTVKQLEAHVSLTRKLMRLGNSAEAVEAAKRAVHLSDSVLRLCLTVAHLNKAMYFACDNVLWAGKAGLLPQLDQVKWSQRSFRYYLFALILNLTRDAYEIRLLMEREARSSHVGSKATWTSSPSPHPSSLTPEEVDLSDPSSLPGAILPVRLRRQFHLLVTVLRSNPPLLLDLLKNVCDVFIPLDRLGIYPTGQGFVGACGLASSVLSILTIVHPWLKLKP; this is encoded by the exons ATGGACTCTTGGATTCGATTTAGTGCGCAGAGCCAAGCCAAGGAACGAGTTTTCAG GGCTGCACAGTACACCTGTACGTTGCTAGGTTACACTCTCCAGAAGGGTGGGGCAAGTGTTGAGCTCCTGAAGACAGTGAAACAACTGGAAGCTCATGTGAGCCTAACAAGGAAGT tgatgCGTCTAGGGAACTCCGCAGAGGCTGTGGAGGCAGCGAAACGTGCTGTGCACCTCTCGGACAGCGTGCTGCGTCTCTGTCTGACCGTGGCCCACCTCAACAAGGCCATGTACTTCGCCTGTGACAACGTGCTGTGGGCCGGCAAGGCTGGCCTCCTGCCCCAACTGGACCAGGTCAAGTGGAGCCAGAGATCCTTCAG GTACTACCTCTTTGCCCTCATCCTCAACCTAACCCGGGACGCCTACGAGATCCGCCTGCTTATGGAGCGTGAGGCCCGCTCCTCCCATGTGGGGTCAAAGGCTACCTggacctcttctccctctccacacCCCTCTTCACTCACCCCCGAGGAAGTCGACCTCTCCGACCCCTCTTCCCTTCCCGGAGCCATATTACCTGTACGCCTCCGCAGACAGTTCCACCTGTTGGTGACGGTGCTGCGAAGCAACCCACCGCTGCTGCTGGACCTGCTGAAGAACGTGTGCGACGTGTTCATCCCCCTGGACCGGCTGGGCATCTACCCCACCGGCCAGGGCTTCGTGGGGGCCTGTGGCCTGGCCTCTTCGGTCCTCTCCATCCTCACCATCGTCCACCCCTGGCTCAAGCTCAAACCTTGA